The following are encoded together in the Ovis aries strain OAR_USU_Benz2616 breed Rambouillet chromosome X, ARS-UI_Ramb_v3.0, whole genome shotgun sequence genome:
- the LOC114111770 gene encoding histone H2A-Bbd type 2/3-like: MPRERGHRRSSGRRSRTARAELSFSMSHMERLLREGHYTQRLSSSAPIFLAAIMQHLTAKVLELAGNEAQNSGQRHITPELVGLAVHHKALLNGSFGMTPISLVAPARH; this comes from the coding sequence ATGCCCAGGGAAAGGGGCCATCGAAGGTCGTCTGGTCGCCGCTCCCGGACCGCCCGTGCCGAGCTGTCCTTCTCCATGAGCCACATGGAGCGCCTCCTGCGGGAAGGCCACTACACCCAGCGCCTGAGCTCGTCCGCACCCATCTTCCTAGCAGCCATTATGCAGCATCTGACTGCCAAGGTCCTGGAGCTGGCAGGCAACGAGGCCCAGAACAGCGGTCAGAGGCACATCACCCCAGAGCTGGTGGGCTTGGCAGTCCACCACAAAGCTCTGCTCAACGGCTCTTTTGGGATGACACCCATCTCTTTGGTGGCCCCAGCCCGGCACTAG